The Pangasianodon hypophthalmus isolate fPanHyp1 chromosome 13, fPanHyp1.pri, whole genome shotgun sequence genome includes a window with the following:
- the caskin1 gene encoding caskin-1 isoform X9: MGKDQELLQAVKTEDLITVQKLLQRPKPGKAKLLGSAKKVNVNFQDTDGFSALHHAALNGNLELISLLLDSQAMVDIRDQKGMRPLHYAAWQGKSEPMKMLLKSGSSVNAQSDEGQIPLHLAAQHGHYDVSEMLLQHQSNPCIVDNAGKTPLDLACEFGRVGVVQLLLSSNMCAALLEPKPGDSTDPNGTSPLHLAAKNGHIDIIRLLIQAGIDINRQTKAGTALHEAALCGKTEVVRLLLDSGINATVRNTYSQTALDIVYQFTATQASREIKQMLRDASAALQVRALKDYCNNYDLTSLNIKAGDVITVLEQHSDGRWKGCIHDNRTGNDRVGYFPSSIVEVISKRPGATGGDRSSVSSSSSARSSGSGQSNTHILHAQAEGVKLLATVLSQSAKAKEHLLEQSRSVDSAITSNKASVSGVSPAPTSRSQSVSSCPVHEPQYTERKGDEGKTSEAVIEWLSEFQLQLYAPYFISAGYDIYTISRMTPEDLTAIGVTKPGHRKKMLSEINKLSVTEWTLDKKPANLCEWLNMIGLSQYHQILVQNGYENIDFITDITWEDLQEIGITKLGHQKKLMLAVKKLAEIQKGSEKRNMTRKKPQESTSIECPPPECTSPKLSALQENEPNTEIPDGSEKEPRTVRQNSGGGQRGSVSSVHPKPRQAYTQGPPYTPPQTPTKTKPPSSPKNGAEMMDKPTSSPTHRVYQDAGRKEEVQMDMTSHSAPPITVPQILLPPEGNESGKQEQEMKKRAHSLNRYDGEQERNEADMANANTTVQRRVSRSNSVRNQSDKNNDKNVKNEKNVNRGSQSFALRQKKKGPPPPPPKRSSSAISSSSTNLNDMPKDTGPGNLLDVNYNPQRRASAVETGVTVETGAGGAVETGSMGSVRSIAAMLEMSSIGGGAKGLAMQRSTAHYLQVSQSGGRQYDAIGLDGEVVNRRRTISGPVTDLVAAAKKKSQQSEPVPVQTTAQNEIQAKPMAENLPITEDRNLTVKTKPKQSEDSTGAIHLPPQEDSSNTDGSKKRTWSSKPPHDEARFYLTESNTVKRRPKIREKESEDETVYQNGTGTIKRRPVSDVTVSEQPRSVEKPVENAPRREKSDLDGKTAPGKTAKPPVSPKPVLHNVKRQDTPAAVTKKGAFPGAPGSPGTTQCGPFSCPVFTQLFEGKKVPPPVSPKPTPPPTAPKPNKNIIQKVAVTSLVSPSNQTVTITTATPPVTPPNAVKTPTSPAQSPQTPQTPITPPIKPPRSSIGGVSMDAGGGAPQTSEVAGVTSVDAVHQKIEETSASLAAALQAVEEKIKEDRNKDLLAENKSTVSILDDIGSMFDDLADQLDAMLE; the protein is encoded by the exons tctgaaaTGTTGCTGCAGCACCAGTCAAACCCGTGCATAGTGGACAATGCAGGAAAAACGCCGCTGGACCTGGCGTGTGAATTTGGACGAGTCGGA gtggttcAGCTCCTCCTGAGCAGTAATATGTGCGCCGCTCTTCTGGAACCAAAACCAGGAGACTCGACTGATCCGAATGGCACCAGTCCGCTCCACCTTGCCGCTAAAAACGGACACATCGACATCATTAG gTTATTGATCCAGGCCGGCATCGACATTAACAGGCAGACTAAAGCGGGCACTGCCCTACATGAAGCAGCTCTGTGTGGGAAAACCGAGGTGGTGCGCCTCCTGCTGGAT AGTGGCATTAATGCGACGGTGAGGAACACGTACAGCCAGACGGCGCTGGACATCGTCTACCAGTTTACTGCCACTCAGGCTAGCCGAGAGATCAAACAGATGCTGCGAG atgcgTCTGCGGCTCTGCAGGTCAGGGCTCTTAAGGATTACTGCAACAACTACGACCTGACGAGCCTCAACATTAAAGCGGGAGACGTCATCACG GTTTTGGAGCAGCACTCTGATGGACGGTGGAAAGGCTGCATCCATGACAACCGAACAGGAAATGACAGAGTCGGATACTTCCCTTCTAGCATAGTGGAGGTGATTAGCAAGAGGCCGGGTGCTACAG GTGGGGACCGCAGCAGTGTGAGCAGTTCGAGCAGCGCTCGCTCGTCAGGCAGTGgacagagcaacacacacatcctccatGCTCAGGCAGAGGGAGTAAAG CTTCTTGCTACAGTTCTCTCTCAGTCAGCGAAGGCAAAAGAGCATCTGTTGGAACAGTCCAGATCTGTGGATTCAGCCATAACTTCTAATAAAG CCAGTGTCTCTGGTGTGTCTCCAGCTCCCACCTCCCGCAGTCAGAGTGTATCGAGCTGTCCTGTCCATGAGCCGCAGTACACAGAAAGGAAAGGAGATGAGGGGAAG ACCTCAGAGGCCGTTATTGAATGGCTGAGCGAATTTCAGCTGCAACTCTACGCACCATACTTCATCAGCGCTGGCTATGACATTTACACCATTAGCAGAATGACCCCAGAG GATTTGACAGCGATTGGTGTGACTAAACCGGGTCACCGCAAGAAAATGCTCTCAGAGATCAATAAGCTCAGTGTCACAGAGTGGACACTTGACAAAAAACCT GCTAATCTCTGCGAGTGGTTAAACATGATTGGACTGAGTCAGTATCACCAGATTTTGGTCCAAAACGGCTATGAAAACATCGACTTCATCACAGACATCACGTGGGAGGATCTGCAGGAAATCGGCATTACCAAACTCG GCCATCAGAAAAAGCTCATGCTCGCTGTAAAGAAGCTAGCTGAAATCCAGAAAGGCTCAGAAAAGCGAAACATGACTCGTAAAAAACCTCAGGAGTCAACATCCATTGAGTGCCCTCCCCCTGAGTGCACTTCTCCCAAACTGAGCGCCCTCCAGGAGAATGAGCCGAACACTGAGATTCCAGATGGATCTGAAAAGGAGCCACGTACAGTTCGCCAGAACAGCGGGGGTGGACAGAGGGGTAGCGTTTCATCTGTGCATCCCAAACCCCGGCAGGCTTACACTCAAGGTCCACCATATACACCGCCACAGACtccaaccaaaacaaaaccccCTTCATCTCCAAAAAATGGAGCTGAGATGATGGACAAACCCACTTCATCTCCCACACACAGGGTGTATCAGGACgcaggaaggaaggaggaagtGCAAATGGATATGACATCACATTCTGCACCACCCATAACCGTGCCTCAAATTCTCCTGCCACCAGAGGGCAATGAATCTGGTAAACAGgaacaagaaatgaaaaagcGCGCACACAGCCTAAATCGCTATGATGGCGAGCAGGAGCGCAATGAGGCCGACATGGCGAATGCGAACACTACTGTGCAGAGACGCGTCAGCCGGAGCAACTCTGTACGCAACCAGAGCgacaaaaataatgataaaaatgtcaaaaacgAGAAAAACGTGAACCGGGGCAGCCAATCTTTTGCTCTgaggcagaaaaagaaaggtcctcctcctccaccgcCAAAACGCTCTAGCTCGGCCATCTCAAGCTCCAGCACAAACCTAAACGACATGCCCAAAGACACGGGTCCTGGAAACCTTCTGGACGTCAACTACAACCCACAGAGACGAGCCAGTGCTGTGGAAACAGGTGTCACTGTGGAGACGGGGGCTGGTGGTGCCGTGGAGACAGGCAGTATGGGCAGCGTCAGGAGTATCGCCGCCATGTTGGAGATGTCGTCCATTGGAGGAGGAGCAAAAGGACTTGCCATGCAGAGATCTACAGCACATTATCTACAG gTGTCTCAATCAGGAGGTAGGCAATATGATGCAATTGGTTTAGACGGAGAAGTTGTGAATCGCCGCAGGACCATCAGTGGCCCAGTGACAGACCTTGTAGCAGCTGCTAAGAAAAAATCGCAACAATCCGAGCCAGTACCAGTCCAAACTACAGCACAGAATGAAATTCAGGCCAAACCAATGGCTGAGAACCTGCCTATTACTGAGGACAGAAACCTGACTGTTAAAACAAAGCCGAAGCAAAGTGAGGACAGCACAGGTGCCATCCACCTCCCACCACAGGAGGATTCTTCAAACACTGATGGCTCTAAAAAGAGGACCTGGAGCTCCAAGCCACCTCATGATGAAGCCAGATTTTACCTCACAGAGTCAAACACTGTCAAACGGAGGCCCAAGATCAGAGAGAAGGAGTCTGAGGATGAGACAGTTTATCAGAATGGAACCGGCACTATTAAGAGGCGTCCGGTTTCTGATGTTACTGTCTCCGAACAGCCCAGATCGGTAGAGAAGCCAGTGGAGAATGCACCTCGGAGAGAAAAATCAGACCTGGATGGAAAAACTGCCCCTGGTAAAACTGCTAAACCTCCAGTGTCTCCTAAACCCGTCCTCCATAACGTGAAGAGACAAGACACTCCAGCTGCAGTGACCAAAAAAGGCGCCTTTCCTGGAGCTCCTGGCAGCCCAGGTACTACACAGTGTGGCCCTTTCTCTTGCCCTGTCTTTACCCAATTAT TCGAAGGGAAGAAAGTTCCTCCTCCGGTTTCTCCGAAACCCACTCCTCCACCCACAGCTCCCAaacctaataaaaatataattcagAAAGTTGCTGTGACATCACTGGTGTCACCTTCCAATCAGACCGTCACCATAACTACCGCCACACCCCCTGTCACGCCCCCTAATGCAGTAAAAACACCAACATCACCAGCTCAAAGTCCACAAACTCCACAGACTCCCATCACTCCACCCATTAAACCACCTCGCTCCTCCATCGGGGGGGTGTCTATGGACgctgggggcggggctccacAGACGTCAGAGGTCGCTGGAGTGACGAGTGTGGACGCGGTGCATCAGAAGATTGAGGAGACAAGTGCATCGCTCGCTGCAGCACTGCAGGCTGTGGAGGAGAAAATCAAAGAGGACAGGAATAAAGA CTTGTTGGCTGAGAATAAGAGCACAGTGAGCATCCTGGACGACATTGGCAGCATGTTCGACGACTTGGCCGATCAGCTGGATGCCATGCTGGAGTGA
- the caskin1 gene encoding caskin-1 isoform X4 gives MIIPTSCPRTELLGSAKKVNVNFQDTDGFSALHHAALNGNLELISLLLDSQAMVDIRDQKGMRPLHYAAWQGKSEPMKMLLKSGSSVNAQSDEGQIPLHLAAQHGHYDVSEMLLQHQSNPCIVDNAGKTPLDLACEFGRVGVVQLLLSSNMCAALLEPKPGDSTDPNGTSPLHLAAKNGHIDIIRLLIQAGIDINRQTKAGTALHEAALCGKTEVVRLLLDSGINATVRNTYSQTALDIVYQFTATQASREIKQMLRDASAALQVRALKDYCNNYDLTSLNIKAGDVITVLEQHSDGRWKGCIHDNRTGNDRVGYFPSSIVEVISKRPGATVICTEQYHTIAPASVCVSPAVAMVNGESCHFLPLSHQPLFTSFGYKSSQNSSAEPISQKGSRGSDSSGGPQGGSTEEIWVLRKPAAGGDRSSVSSSSSARSSGSGQSNTHILHAQAEGVKLLATVLSQSAKAKEHLLEQSRSVDSAITSNKASVSGVSPAPTSRSQSVSSCPVHEPQYTERKGDEGKTSEAVIEWLSEFQLQLYAPYFISAGYDIYTISRMTPEDLTAIGVTKPGHRKKMLSEINKLSVTEWTLDKKPANLCEWLNMIGLSQYHQILVQNGYENIDFITDITWEDLQEIGITKLGHQKKLMLAVKKLAEIQKGSEKRNMTRKKPQESTSIECPPPECTSPKLSALQENEPNTEIPDGSEKEPRTVRQNSGGGQRGSVSSVHPKPRQAYTQGPPYTPPQTPTKTKPPSSPKNGAEMMDKPTSSPTHRVYQDAGRKEEVQMDMTSHSAPPITVPQILLPPEGNESGKQEQEMKKRAHSLNRYDGEQERNEADMANANTTVQRRVSRSNSVRNQSDKNNDKNVKNEKNVNRGSQSFALRQKKKGPPPPPPKRSSSAISSSSTNLNDMPKDTGPGNLLDVNYNPQRRASAVETGVTVETGAGGAVETGSMGSVRSIAAMLEMSSIGGGAKGLAMQRSTAHYLQVSQSGGRQYDAIGLDGEVVNRRRTISGPVTDLVAAAKKKSQQSEPVPVQTTAQNEIQAKPMAENLPITEDRNLTVKTKPKQSEDSTGAIHLPPQEDSSNTDGSKKRTWSSKPPHDEARFYLTESNTVKRRPKIREKESEDETVYQNGTGTIKRRPVSDVTVSEQPRSVEKPVENAPRREKSDLDGKTAPGKTAKPPVSPKPVLHNVKRQDTPAAVTKKGAFPGAPGSPGTTQCGPFSCPVFTQLFEGKKVPPPVSPKPTPPPTAPKPNKNIIQKVAVTSLVSPSNQTVTITTATPPVTPPNAVKTPTSPAQSPQTPQTPITPPIKPPRSSIGGVSMDAGGGAPQTSEVAGVTSVDAVHQKIEETSASLAAALQAVEEKIKEDRNKDLLAENKSTVSILDDIGSMFDDLADQLDAMLE, from the exons tctgaaaTGTTGCTGCAGCACCAGTCAAACCCGTGCATAGTGGACAATGCAGGAAAAACGCCGCTGGACCTGGCGTGTGAATTTGGACGAGTCGGA gtggttcAGCTCCTCCTGAGCAGTAATATGTGCGCCGCTCTTCTGGAACCAAAACCAGGAGACTCGACTGATCCGAATGGCACCAGTCCGCTCCACCTTGCCGCTAAAAACGGACACATCGACATCATTAG gTTATTGATCCAGGCCGGCATCGACATTAACAGGCAGACTAAAGCGGGCACTGCCCTACATGAAGCAGCTCTGTGTGGGAAAACCGAGGTGGTGCGCCTCCTGCTGGAT AGTGGCATTAATGCGACGGTGAGGAACACGTACAGCCAGACGGCGCTGGACATCGTCTACCAGTTTACTGCCACTCAGGCTAGCCGAGAGATCAAACAGATGCTGCGAG atgcgTCTGCGGCTCTGCAGGTCAGGGCTCTTAAGGATTACTGCAACAACTACGACCTGACGAGCCTCAACATTAAAGCGGGAGACGTCATCACG GTTTTGGAGCAGCACTCTGATGGACGGTGGAAAGGCTGCATCCATGACAACCGAACAGGAAATGACAGAGTCGGATACTTCCCTTCTAGCATAGTGGAGGTGATTAGCAAGAGGCCGGGTGCTACAG TCATTTGTACTGAACAGTATCACACCATCGCgccggcgagtgtgtgtgtgtctcccgCCGTCGCCATGGTGAACGGAGAATCGTGTCATTTCCTGCCACTATCCCATCAGCCACTTTTCACTTCCTTTGGCTATAAAAGTTCACAAAACAGCTCGGCCGAGCCGATCAGCCAGAAAG GTTCTCGGGGTTCAGATTCCTCCGGAGGGCCACAGGGGGGCAGCACTGAGGAAATCTGGGTCCTGCGCAAACCTGCAGCAG GTGGGGACCGCAGCAGTGTGAGCAGTTCGAGCAGCGCTCGCTCGTCAGGCAGTGgacagagcaacacacacatcctccatGCTCAGGCAGAGGGAGTAAAG CTTCTTGCTACAGTTCTCTCTCAGTCAGCGAAGGCAAAAGAGCATCTGTTGGAACAGTCCAGATCTGTGGATTCAGCCATAACTTCTAATAAAG CCAGTGTCTCTGGTGTGTCTCCAGCTCCCACCTCCCGCAGTCAGAGTGTATCGAGCTGTCCTGTCCATGAGCCGCAGTACACAGAAAGGAAAGGAGATGAGGGGAAG ACCTCAGAGGCCGTTATTGAATGGCTGAGCGAATTTCAGCTGCAACTCTACGCACCATACTTCATCAGCGCTGGCTATGACATTTACACCATTAGCAGAATGACCCCAGAG GATTTGACAGCGATTGGTGTGACTAAACCGGGTCACCGCAAGAAAATGCTCTCAGAGATCAATAAGCTCAGTGTCACAGAGTGGACACTTGACAAAAAACCT GCTAATCTCTGCGAGTGGTTAAACATGATTGGACTGAGTCAGTATCACCAGATTTTGGTCCAAAACGGCTATGAAAACATCGACTTCATCACAGACATCACGTGGGAGGATCTGCAGGAAATCGGCATTACCAAACTCG GCCATCAGAAAAAGCTCATGCTCGCTGTAAAGAAGCTAGCTGAAATCCAGAAAGGCTCAGAAAAGCGAAACATGACTCGTAAAAAACCTCAGGAGTCAACATCCATTGAGTGCCCTCCCCCTGAGTGCACTTCTCCCAAACTGAGCGCCCTCCAGGAGAATGAGCCGAACACTGAGATTCCAGATGGATCTGAAAAGGAGCCACGTACAGTTCGCCAGAACAGCGGGGGTGGACAGAGGGGTAGCGTTTCATCTGTGCATCCCAAACCCCGGCAGGCTTACACTCAAGGTCCACCATATACACCGCCACAGACtccaaccaaaacaaaaccccCTTCATCTCCAAAAAATGGAGCTGAGATGATGGACAAACCCACTTCATCTCCCACACACAGGGTGTATCAGGACgcaggaaggaaggaggaagtGCAAATGGATATGACATCACATTCTGCACCACCCATAACCGTGCCTCAAATTCTCCTGCCACCAGAGGGCAATGAATCTGGTAAACAGgaacaagaaatgaaaaagcGCGCACACAGCCTAAATCGCTATGATGGCGAGCAGGAGCGCAATGAGGCCGACATGGCGAATGCGAACACTACTGTGCAGAGACGCGTCAGCCGGAGCAACTCTGTACGCAACCAGAGCgacaaaaataatgataaaaatgtcaaaaacgAGAAAAACGTGAACCGGGGCAGCCAATCTTTTGCTCTgaggcagaaaaagaaaggtcctcctcctccaccgcCAAAACGCTCTAGCTCGGCCATCTCAAGCTCCAGCACAAACCTAAACGACATGCCCAAAGACACGGGTCCTGGAAACCTTCTGGACGTCAACTACAACCCACAGAGACGAGCCAGTGCTGTGGAAACAGGTGTCACTGTGGAGACGGGGGCTGGTGGTGCCGTGGAGACAGGCAGTATGGGCAGCGTCAGGAGTATCGCCGCCATGTTGGAGATGTCGTCCATTGGAGGAGGAGCAAAAGGACTTGCCATGCAGAGATCTACAGCACATTATCTACAG gTGTCTCAATCAGGAGGTAGGCAATATGATGCAATTGGTTTAGACGGAGAAGTTGTGAATCGCCGCAGGACCATCAGTGGCCCAGTGACAGACCTTGTAGCAGCTGCTAAGAAAAAATCGCAACAATCCGAGCCAGTACCAGTCCAAACTACAGCACAGAATGAAATTCAGGCCAAACCAATGGCTGAGAACCTGCCTATTACTGAGGACAGAAACCTGACTGTTAAAACAAAGCCGAAGCAAAGTGAGGACAGCACAGGTGCCATCCACCTCCCACCACAGGAGGATTCTTCAAACACTGATGGCTCTAAAAAGAGGACCTGGAGCTCCAAGCCACCTCATGATGAAGCCAGATTTTACCTCACAGAGTCAAACACTGTCAAACGGAGGCCCAAGATCAGAGAGAAGGAGTCTGAGGATGAGACAGTTTATCAGAATGGAACCGGCACTATTAAGAGGCGTCCGGTTTCTGATGTTACTGTCTCCGAACAGCCCAGATCGGTAGAGAAGCCAGTGGAGAATGCACCTCGGAGAGAAAAATCAGACCTGGATGGAAAAACTGCCCCTGGTAAAACTGCTAAACCTCCAGTGTCTCCTAAACCCGTCCTCCATAACGTGAAGAGACAAGACACTCCAGCTGCAGTGACCAAAAAAGGCGCCTTTCCTGGAGCTCCTGGCAGCCCAGGTACTACACAGTGTGGCCCTTTCTCTTGCCCTGTCTTTACCCAATTAT TCGAAGGGAAGAAAGTTCCTCCTCCGGTTTCTCCGAAACCCACTCCTCCACCCACAGCTCCCAaacctaataaaaatataattcagAAAGTTGCTGTGACATCACTGGTGTCACCTTCCAATCAGACCGTCACCATAACTACCGCCACACCCCCTGTCACGCCCCCTAATGCAGTAAAAACACCAACATCACCAGCTCAAAGTCCACAAACTCCACAGACTCCCATCACTCCACCCATTAAACCACCTCGCTCCTCCATCGGGGGGGTGTCTATGGACgctgggggcggggctccacAGACGTCAGAGGTCGCTGGAGTGACGAGTGTGGACGCGGTGCATCAGAAGATTGAGGAGACAAGTGCATCGCTCGCTGCAGCACTGCAGGCTGTGGAGGAGAAAATCAAAGAGGACAGGAATAAAGA CTTGTTGGCTGAGAATAAGAGCACAGTGAGCATCCTGGACGACATTGGCAGCATGTTCGACGACTTGGCCGATCAGCTGGATGCCATGCTGGAGTGA